One genomic segment of Ictalurus punctatus breed USDA103 chromosome 12, Coco_2.0, whole genome shotgun sequence includes these proteins:
- the zbtb22b gene encoding zinc finger and BTB domain-containing protein 22b, translated as MQSATEENSCDGTSGVPTGSMVQVCFPNVQTSVLDSLNRQREDGQLCDLSIHVQGHVFKAHRCVLAASSPYFHDQVLLKNMSTVSIPAVMDPLAFERVLSCAYTGQLQMLREDIVNYLTIGSVLQMWHIVDKCTELLKEDRGSSSGPQGTGPSSESTRCSSVANRDAYGAEGHTQSTVQPLNRPSLIESQSPSSTNYFSPKDASFGGAMASTGTVGDGGIHSTPNYCMPSSREDAFLIDEEEEEEEEEDEDELVYPRKQEQGSGRRKKPTPASDQEIGVSDSFGVSSYQDIEPSPPQKRPMYSQPSIMPRKQWVVVKTERSRDDDFIVVSGEEGGENEDEQELEIAKERERERTFNISNVRTLSADLSSREEIEAQVDYCQSPEDYLKFESGLMDQTSSQHTLENPSQSTSRAVTALLSSVQTAAARTQLFPLDMQGNQILLYNQASPTLGLQEALPGVSLKGTSEHGTVHLTGQGGMDGGLDGFDGNGAGTAGKVFMCHCGKRFTHKSMRDRHINMHLDLRPFHCPVCSKKFKMKHHLTEHMKTHTGLKPYDCISCGKKFMWRDSFMRHRSHCERHGGISGTSEAQGSEGAVISPQNPLQHQPSGNKGTQGSIGGRSGVPVLSPHHSSSSSSSSSSSSRSGLNMAVPGSLLGINPQSGMYGHGPGVLGLEVSQSECGEDISEVCIGENSVT; from the exons ATGCAGTCAGCAACAGAGGAGAACAGTTGTGATGGCACCTCGGGTGTGCCTACGGGCTCGATGGTGCAAGTGTGTTTCCCCAATGTGCAGACATCTGTGCTGGACAGCCTTAATCGACAGCGTGAGGATGGGCAGCTGTGTGACCTCTCCATACATGTGCAGGGACACGTTTTTAAAGCCCACCGCTGCGTGTTAGCTGCCTCCTCTCCGTACTTCCATGACCAG GTGCTACTGAAGAACATGTCCACAGTGTCCATCCCAGCTGTTATGGACCCGCTGGCTTTTGAGCGAGTCTTAAGCTGTGCCTACACCGGCCAGCTGCAAATGCTGCGTGAAGACATCGTCAACTACCTCACCATTGGGAGTGTGCTCCAGATGTGGCACATCGTGGACAAGTGCACGGAACTACTCAAAGAGGACAGAGGCAGTTCCTCTGGGCCACAGGGTACAGGTCCATCCTCAGAGAGCACTAGATGTAGCAGTGTTGCTAACAGGGATGCGTATGGAGCCGAAGGACACACGCAGTCTACGGTGCAACCTCTGAACCGTCCCTCACTGATCGAGAGTCAGTCTCCCAGCAGTACAAACTACTTCAGCCCCAAAGATGCAAGTTTTGGTGGCGCAATGGCGAGTACTGGAACAGTGGGAGATGGAGGCATACATTCCACTCCTAACTACTGCATGCCTTCCAGTCGAGAAGATGCTTTCCTAAtcgatgaggaggaggaggaggaggaggaggaggatgaggatgagctTGTGTACCCAAGGAAACAGGAGCAGGGGAGCGGCAGGAGGAAGAAGCCTACGCCGGCCTCGGATCAAGAAATAGGAGTGAGTGACAGTTTCGGGGTTTCGTCCTACCAAGATATAGAGCCCTCGCCACCGCAGAAGCGCCCCATGTACAGTCAGCCGAGCATCATGCCTCGGAAGCAGTGGGTGGTGGTGAAAACCGAGCGCTCCAGGGACGACGACTTCATCGTGGTCTCTGGAGAAGAAGGGGGTGAAAACGAAGATGAACAAGAGTTAGAGATTGCCAAGGAGCGAGAAAGGGAGAGGACGTTTAATATTTCTAACGTTAGGACTCTTTCCGCAGACCTCAGCAGCAGGGAGGAAATTGAAGCACAG GTTGACTACTGCCAATCACCGGAAGACTACCTCAAGTTTGAAAGTGGCTTGATGGACCAAACGTCATCACAGCACACGTTGGAGAACCCGAGTCAGAGTACCAGTCGAGCAGTTACTGCATTACTGAGCTCGGTCCAGACAGCCGCTGCCAGAACACAGCTCTTCCCACTGGACATGCAAGGGAACCAGATTCTTCTCTATAACCAAGCTTCTCCTACGCTTGGCCTGCAAGAAGCGTTGCCTGGGGTGTCATTAAAAGGAACTTCGGAGCACGGAACAGTGCACTTGACTGGGCAGGGTGGAATGGATGGTGGCTTAGACGGGTTCGACGGCAACGGGGCCGGCACCGCAGGCAAAGTCTTCATGTGCCACTGTGGCAAAAGGTTTACTCACAAGAGCATGCGAGACCGCCACATCAACATGCATCTTGATCTGCGGCCTTTCCACTGTCCAGTTTGCTCCAAGAAGTTCAAGATGAAGCACCATCTGACGGAGCACATGAAGACACACACTGGTCTGAAGCCCTACGACTGCATTAGCTGTGGGAAAAAGTTCATGTGGCGTGACAGTTTCATGAGGCATCGCTCTCACTGCGAAAGGCACGGTGGCATCAGTGGTACTAGCGAGGCCCAAGGTTCAGAAGGGGCAGTTATTTCCCCTCAAAATCCTCTTCAGCACCAGCCTTCAGGCAACAAAGGTACTCAAGGCAGCATTGGAGGCAGAAGTGGAGTTCCAGTTTTGTCTCCACACCACtccagtagtagcagcagcagcagcagtagtagtagtagaagtggaTTGAACATGGCAGTCCCTGGGTCTCTTTTAGGGATAAATCCCCAAAGTGGAATGTATGGCCATGGCCCTGGTGTTCTTGGGCTAGAGGTAAGCCAGAGCGAATGTGGGGAAGATATAAGCGAGGTTTGTATAGGTGAAAACAGCGTCACTTAA